One genomic segment of Polyodon spathula isolate WHYD16114869_AA chromosome 17, ASM1765450v1, whole genome shotgun sequence includes these proteins:
- the LOC121330166 gene encoding golgin subfamily A member 5-like isoform X1, whose product MSWLSDLAGKAENFLNKVDQGAATALSKQQAEMAGLAYDTTDSSQYISAYKQAAPEYHPPPEVPSFITSAAVNIKKQKATLLSGTANVSSAKQATPEVNDRPSSRPSSHFVRPKKTEPDDDLLFDFLNSSDKTLNGKVDTKKEKPKTVSSQSQSRTSSLSSISTGAPSNKTSEDGFSKDHGQDTPQSSDSGLVAPSEPAKEEVSASVGSSLSIKDESQSQMLSNLRLENQLLRNEVSSLNQEIASLIQRSKEMQEELSQARARVERWNADHSKSDQTVRQMRSQVDDLTEVISAKDAQLAVLKVRLDEADQLLKSRTEALESAQCERSRIIQDCNEGSSLHDQTLQTLQERLREADSALKREQESYRQMQSEFAARLSKVEAERQSLAELLTAAERKSMEEKRRAEELQQQLKSAKAGTESLKQELVDYKQKATRILQSKEKLITSLKEGAGIDGLDSHTASTMEMEELRHERDMQREEIQKLTGQFQQLRAELQDTENLLMTEGESSREQLQELQDQITSQKRSKQEAETELERQKQEFQYLEEELHRTKNSLQSRIKDREEEVQKLRNQLTNKTLSNSSQTELENRLHQLTETLIQKQTMLEALGTEKNSLVFQLERLEQQLKSVQGSSTVNGPSINMAGMENTEGARMRNVPVLFSDGESTDVGMYGRVRNAASTIDRFSIRLGIFLRRYPIARVFVIIYMAILHLWVMIVLLTYTPEMHPGYPDGRM is encoded by the exons ATGTCTTGGTTGAGTGATCTTGCGGGGAAGGCAGAGAATTTCCTGAACAAAGTGGACCAGGGGGCAGCAACAGCGTTGAGTAAACAGCAAGCTGAGATGGCTGGTTTAGCTTATGACACCACAGACTCCAGTCAGTACATTTCTGCTTATAAACAAGCAGCTCCTGAGTACCATCCACCCCCAGAGGTGCCTAGCTTCATCACTTCGGCTGCTGTCAATATAAAGAAACAGAAGGCCACCCTTCTGTCTGGGACTGCCAATGTATCCTCTGCAAAACAGGCTACCCCAGAGGTTAATGACAGGCCTTCTTCCAGACCTTCCTCTCACTTTGTGAGGCCCAAAAAGACAGAGCCGGATGACGACCTGCTCTTTGATTTCCTGAACAGCTCAGACAAGACTCTTAATGGTAAGGTGGACACTAAAAAGGAAAAGCCCAAGACAGTGTCATCTCAGAGCCAGTCCCGAACTTCGAGCCTGAGCTCCATCTCCACTGGTGCCCCCAGCAACAAAACCTCTGAGGACGGCTTCAGCAAGGATCATGGACAAG atacTCCACAGAGCTCTGATTCTGGTTTGGTTGCCCCCTCAGAGCCTGCCAAAGAAGAGGTCAGTGCTTCAGTTGGCTCAAGTCTCTCTATAAAAGATGAGAGCCAGTCGCAGATGCTGTCTAACCTCAGATTGGAGAACCAACTGCTGCGCAATGAAGTCTCATCGCTGAACCAGGAGATAGCGTCTCTGATTCAAAGATCAAAAGAAATGCAAGAAG AGCTAAGCCAAGCACGGGCCCGGGTGGAGAGGTGGAACGCTGATCACTCTAAAAGCGATCAGACTGTGCGGCAAATGCGTTCTCAGGTGGATGATCTGACAGAGGTGATCTCTGCTAAAGATGCCCAGCTAGCTGTCCTCAAAGTGAGGCTAGACGAGGCTGACCAGCTTCTAAAATCTCGGACAGAGGCACTGGAGTCTGCACAGTGCGAGAGATCAAG AATCATCCAAGACTGCAATGAAGGCAGCAGCTTACACGACCAGACATTACAAACATTGCAGGAGAGGTTAAGAGAAGCTGACTCTGCACTGAAGAGGGAGCAAGAGAGTTACAGACAAATGCAG AGTGAGTTTGCAGCCCGTCTCAGTAAGgtggaggcagagaggcagagctTGGCTGAGTTGCTGACAGCAGCAGAAAGAAAGAGCatggaggagaagaggagagcagaggagctCCAGCAGCAGCTGAAATCTGCTAAAGCTGGAACCGAGTCTCTCAAGCAAGAGCTTGTAGACTACAAACAAAAGGCTACACGGATTCTTCAG TCAAAGGAGAAGCTAATCACCAGCTTGAAGGAGGGCGCCGGGATTGATGGTCTGGACAGCCACACAGCCAGCACCATGGAGATGGAGGAGCTGAGACACGAGAGGGATATGCAGAGGGAGGAGATCCAGAAACTCACGGGGCAGTTCCAGCAACTCAGAGCAGAGCTGCAG GACACAGAAAACCTACTGATGACAGAAGGGGAATCTTCTCGAGAGCAACTTCAAGAACTGCAAGACCAGATAACCAGTCAAAAACGATCCAAGCAAGAGGCAGAAACTGAATTAGAGAGGCAGAAACAG gagtTTCAGTATTTAGAGGAAGAACTGCATCGCACCAAAAACTCTCTCCAGAGTAGAATTAAGGACAGAGAAGAGGAAGTTCAAAAACTCAGGAATCAG CTTACCAACAAGACACTGAGCAACAGCAGCCAGACAGAGCTGGAGAACCGGCTGCACCAGCTGACCGAGACGCTGATCCAgaagcagaccatgctggaggcCCTCGGCACAGAGAAGAACTCCCTTGTCTTCCAGCTTGAGCgcctggagcagcagctgaagagCGTGCAGGGTAGCAGCACCGTTAATGGACCTTCCATCAACATGGCAGGAATGGAGAACACCGAAG GTGCTCGAATGAGAAATGTGCCAGTCCTCTTCAGCGATGGGGAAAGCACTGATGTAGGGATGTACGGAAGAGTCCGTAATGCAGCAAGTACGATTGACAGATTCAG CATCCGGTTAGGCATCTTTTTAAGACGTTATCCAATTGCAAGggtgtttgtaattatttacaTG gCAATACTTCACCTTTGGGTGATGATTGTTCTACTAACCTATACACCTGAGATGCATCCAGGCTACCCAGATGGAAGAATGTAA
- the LOC121330166 gene encoding golgin subfamily A member 5-like isoform X2: MSWLSDLAGKAENFLNKVDQGAATALSKQQAEMAGLAYDTTDSSQYISAYKQAAPEYHPPPEVPSFITSAAVNIKKQKATLLSGTANVSSAKQATPEVNDRPSSRPSSHFVRPKKTEPDDDLLFDFLNSSDKTLNGKVDTKKEKPKTVSSQSQSRTSSLSSISTGAPSNKTSEDGFSKDHGQEPAKEEVSASVGSSLSIKDESQSQMLSNLRLENQLLRNEVSSLNQEIASLIQRSKEMQEELSQARARVERWNADHSKSDQTVRQMRSQVDDLTEVISAKDAQLAVLKVRLDEADQLLKSRTEALESAQCERSRIIQDCNEGSSLHDQTLQTLQERLREADSALKREQESYRQMQSEFAARLSKVEAERQSLAELLTAAERKSMEEKRRAEELQQQLKSAKAGTESLKQELVDYKQKATRILQSKEKLITSLKEGAGIDGLDSHTASTMEMEELRHERDMQREEIQKLTGQFQQLRAELQDTENLLMTEGESSREQLQELQDQITSQKRSKQEAETELERQKQEFQYLEEELHRTKNSLQSRIKDREEEVQKLRNQLTNKTLSNSSQTELENRLHQLTETLIQKQTMLEALGTEKNSLVFQLERLEQQLKSVQGSSTVNGPSINMAGMENTEGARMRNVPVLFSDGESTDVGMYGRVRNAASTIDRFSIRLGIFLRRYPIARVFVIIYMAILHLWVMIVLLTYTPEMHPGYPDGRM, from the exons ATGTCTTGGTTGAGTGATCTTGCGGGGAAGGCAGAGAATTTCCTGAACAAAGTGGACCAGGGGGCAGCAACAGCGTTGAGTAAACAGCAAGCTGAGATGGCTGGTTTAGCTTATGACACCACAGACTCCAGTCAGTACATTTCTGCTTATAAACAAGCAGCTCCTGAGTACCATCCACCCCCAGAGGTGCCTAGCTTCATCACTTCGGCTGCTGTCAATATAAAGAAACAGAAGGCCACCCTTCTGTCTGGGACTGCCAATGTATCCTCTGCAAAACAGGCTACCCCAGAGGTTAATGACAGGCCTTCTTCCAGACCTTCCTCTCACTTTGTGAGGCCCAAAAAGACAGAGCCGGATGACGACCTGCTCTTTGATTTCCTGAACAGCTCAGACAAGACTCTTAATGGTAAGGTGGACACTAAAAAGGAAAAGCCCAAGACAGTGTCATCTCAGAGCCAGTCCCGAACTTCGAGCCTGAGCTCCATCTCCACTGGTGCCCCCAGCAACAAAACCTCTGAGGACGGCTTCAGCAAGGATCATGGACAAG AGCCTGCCAAAGAAGAGGTCAGTGCTTCAGTTGGCTCAAGTCTCTCTATAAAAGATGAGAGCCAGTCGCAGATGCTGTCTAACCTCAGATTGGAGAACCAACTGCTGCGCAATGAAGTCTCATCGCTGAACCAGGAGATAGCGTCTCTGATTCAAAGATCAAAAGAAATGCAAGAAG AGCTAAGCCAAGCACGGGCCCGGGTGGAGAGGTGGAACGCTGATCACTCTAAAAGCGATCAGACTGTGCGGCAAATGCGTTCTCAGGTGGATGATCTGACAGAGGTGATCTCTGCTAAAGATGCCCAGCTAGCTGTCCTCAAAGTGAGGCTAGACGAGGCTGACCAGCTTCTAAAATCTCGGACAGAGGCACTGGAGTCTGCACAGTGCGAGAGATCAAG AATCATCCAAGACTGCAATGAAGGCAGCAGCTTACACGACCAGACATTACAAACATTGCAGGAGAGGTTAAGAGAAGCTGACTCTGCACTGAAGAGGGAGCAAGAGAGTTACAGACAAATGCAG AGTGAGTTTGCAGCCCGTCTCAGTAAGgtggaggcagagaggcagagctTGGCTGAGTTGCTGACAGCAGCAGAAAGAAAGAGCatggaggagaagaggagagcagaggagctCCAGCAGCAGCTGAAATCTGCTAAAGCTGGAACCGAGTCTCTCAAGCAAGAGCTTGTAGACTACAAACAAAAGGCTACACGGATTCTTCAG TCAAAGGAGAAGCTAATCACCAGCTTGAAGGAGGGCGCCGGGATTGATGGTCTGGACAGCCACACAGCCAGCACCATGGAGATGGAGGAGCTGAGACACGAGAGGGATATGCAGAGGGAGGAGATCCAGAAACTCACGGGGCAGTTCCAGCAACTCAGAGCAGAGCTGCAG GACACAGAAAACCTACTGATGACAGAAGGGGAATCTTCTCGAGAGCAACTTCAAGAACTGCAAGACCAGATAACCAGTCAAAAACGATCCAAGCAAGAGGCAGAAACTGAATTAGAGAGGCAGAAACAG gagtTTCAGTATTTAGAGGAAGAACTGCATCGCACCAAAAACTCTCTCCAGAGTAGAATTAAGGACAGAGAAGAGGAAGTTCAAAAACTCAGGAATCAG CTTACCAACAAGACACTGAGCAACAGCAGCCAGACAGAGCTGGAGAACCGGCTGCACCAGCTGACCGAGACGCTGATCCAgaagcagaccatgctggaggcCCTCGGCACAGAGAAGAACTCCCTTGTCTTCCAGCTTGAGCgcctggagcagcagctgaagagCGTGCAGGGTAGCAGCACCGTTAATGGACCTTCCATCAACATGGCAGGAATGGAGAACACCGAAG GTGCTCGAATGAGAAATGTGCCAGTCCTCTTCAGCGATGGGGAAAGCACTGATGTAGGGATGTACGGAAGAGTCCGTAATGCAGCAAGTACGATTGACAGATTCAG CATCCGGTTAGGCATCTTTTTAAGACGTTATCCAATTGCAAGggtgtttgtaattatttacaTG gCAATACTTCACCTTTGGGTGATGATTGTTCTACTAACCTATACACCTGAGATGCATCCAGGCTACCCAGATGGAAGAATGTAA